The following nucleotide sequence is from Borrelia coriaceae.
TAGAAACCATTCGAAAAAATCCAATCCAAGGAGCATTATTTCTCAATAGAAACAAAATATATGCTAGACTATTCCCAAAACTCAAAGTAAAAACAGGGCAAAATCTATCCAAACTAATAAGGATATTGATAATAATAGCAGGACTTGCATTTTTATTGATAGCAATATTTTTAATCATACATTCCAACGAAACAATTAAATTACCATTAAGTGTTCCTAATATAAATACGAAAAAAAATATTAACAACATTGCAGCATACATTGATGATATTAAAATAAATGACAAAGAAAAAATTGAAAACCAAGAAGGACAATTTGTATTCATACTTACTGAAACTGAAATTAAAAACTCATTCCAAAAAATCAAAACTCACTTAAAAAAAGGCAAAGACAATTTCGCAAGAATAGAAATAAATAAAATATTAAATTCCAATGCATCAGAATCAATTAAACTTAAAGCTAAAAACCTTGCAAGCTTCATCTCAAGGCCCGACTTCATTACATTCAACGATTTTTTAATTTTAAAAGAAATTAAAAAAAACCCATTAATTTACTCAAATGTATATGTCAAATGGGAAGGAATTGCAAACAACATTGAAAAAAAAGAGAATATAACTTACTTTGACTTTTATGTAGGATATAACAAAAATGTTCTTGAAGGCATAATACCAACAAAAACAACTTTCGATATTGACATTAATTTTAAAGATTGCGTTGAAATACTAGGACAAATAGAATATGATTATAATACAAACACATTAACTCTCAACGCAATTACAATACGCAAAATAGAAAAACAAAAGACCTAATGCTTGCCTAAACAAGCAAAGTCAATAAAACTTAAATTTATTTAAATTAAAAAGGTGTACATAAAAATTTGTCATTGCCTTTAATAAATTTAATAGCCTCATCAAAAGATAATAACAACTCTTCCTTTTTAGTCAAATCTCTAACTTTTAATTTATTTTCTCTATATTCGTCTTGGCCTACAAAAATTAAAAACCTTATAGACTTATCAAGAGCATATTCTATTTGAACCTTAATATTTTTACCATCTTTACTCTTCGGATATACCTCACAAGCAATATTATTGATCTTGGAATAATCATGTCTTCTAAATTTATCTGCAAGTTTATAATAATAATCCTGTAAACTATCGTCTATATTAACAATCAATACTCTTGAACTCGCTTTAACTACAAACAACTTAATATAATTAAATTTCTCAAGTTCAATTATATCTTGAATCCTATCTATACCAAAAGATCCCCCAACGCCTGAAACCTTTTGCAAAGAACTAGAAAATAAAGACAATAAATTATCATATCTCCCACCACTACAAATACTCCCCATATTAATGCCCATCATTTCAGCCTCAAATACAAGTCCGGTATAATAATCAAGCCCACGAACTACCTTAAGATTAAAATTAAAAGCATCTTGAATCCCTAATTCACTAAGATGCAAAAAAATATCTTCAATTCTTTTAAGAGAATCATTATCTCCTAAAACACCTCTTAAGGTCTCAAGTTTATCCCAAAAAGTTCCCTCTAAACTTATAAAGTTTAATATGAAATTAACACATTCTTCACTTAGCTGTGAAAGCAAATTTTCTCTCACACTATCAATCCCAATTTTACCTAATTTATCTATATTCCTTAAAATAAAGGTAGCTTGCTCCTTTAATCCCAACTTATCAATATAAGCATTCAATATTCCAATATGAGAGAAATGAATAACAAACTTCCTATTAATACCTTGTATAAAATTTAAAAAAATCTCTTCAAGACCACAATAAACAACAGATAAAATTTCAGCATCACTACGAAAAGTATCTTCAC
It contains:
- a CDS encoding tetratricopeptide repeat protein, with translation MEVNKLINKSISYYNSQKYSDAIKLLEKEIFFYKNYYFYHYILGMSYLRMGNLGNAQTYLKKAYTLNPTEPDVKQSIAILLAAQGKEDKAIQIWLKMIEENQEIERSELSLETIRKNPIQGALFLNRNKIYARLFPKLKVKTGQNLSKLIRILIIIAGLAFLLIAIFLIIHSNETIKLPLSVPNINTKKNINNIAAYIDDIKINDKEKIENQEGQFVFILTETEIKNSFQKIKTHLKKGKDNFARIEINKILNSNASESIKLKAKNLASFISRPDFITFNDFLILKEIKKNPLIYSNVYVKWEGIANNIEKKENITYFDFYVGYNKNVLEGIIPTKTTFDIDINFKDCVEILGQIEYDYNTNTLTLNAITIRKIEKQKT
- the hisS gene encoding histidine--tRNA ligase, which gives rise to MDIRTLKGFRDYLPKEALIRTHVIKQIYSVLVSYNFDLIDTPILEYSEFLLKKGGDEAERQTYRFKDNGDRDISMRFDLTVPFARFMATNRSKIKFPFRKSQLGKVFRGENTQRGRYREFMQFDFDIVGEDTFRSDAEILSVVYCGLEEIFLNFIQGINRKFVIHFSHIGILNAYIDKLGLKEQATFILRNIDKLGKIGIDSVRENLLSQLSEECVNFILNFISLEGTFWDKLETLRGVLGDNDSLKRIEDIFLHLSELGIQDAFNFNLKVVRGLDYYTGLVFEAEMMGINMGSICSGGRYDNLLSLFSSSLQKVSGVGGSFGIDRIQDIIELEKFNYIKLFVVKASSRVLIVNIDDSLQDYYYKLADKFRRHDYSKINNIACEVYPKSKDGKNIKVQIEYALDKSIRFLIFVGQDEYRENKLKVRDLTKKEELLLSFDEAIKFIKGNDKFLCTPF